In one Candidatus Dormiibacterota bacterium genomic region, the following are encoded:
- the rplQ gene encoding 50S ribosomal protein L17 codes for MAYKRLSRTDGHRKALLRNLATSLFKHEKIETTSTKAKEISKVAERLITTAMKGDLAARRNLAEFITEPAVVKKLVEQIAPSLKGRNGGYTRITKTRVRNGDAAELSLIELVR; via the coding sequence ATCGCATACAAGCGCCTATCGCGCACGGACGGTCATCGCAAGGCGTTGCTGCGCAATCTCGCAACCTCGCTGTTCAAGCACGAGAAAATCGAAACGACCTCGACCAAAGCAAAAGAGATCAGCAAAGTGGCCGAGCGTCTCATTACCACCGCGATGAAAGGCGATCTCGCCGCGCGGCGCAATCTGGCGGAGTTCATCACCGAGCCGGCCGTCGTAAAGAAGCTCGTCGAACAAATCGCCCCTTCGCTCAAGGGCCGTAATGGCGGATATACGCGAATTACGAAGACGCGCGTGCGCAACGGCGACGCGGCCGAACTCTCGCTCATCGAGCTTGTTCGCTAA
- the trpD gene encoding anthranilate phosphoribosyltransferase, translated as MFFYSMEYAPLLRRLLAGEHLEASQSADLIGSIMDGSLTAIQGAGALAALAAKGEHVDEIVGAARAMRERSLHVEHRLELLVDVVGTGGDGANTVNISTMAALAVAACGVPVAKHGNRAASSACGSADVLEAAGLPLDVAPERAAQMLELSNFTFMFAPRYHPAMKNIAPIRRELGVRTIFNVLGPLTNPAKANVQIVGVARESLTGLVGDVLRDLGVRRGAVVHGAGGIDEVAGHGVSTVYSFDETGAHRWELDPSDYGVSTPLSSIVAGSTALCAEAFFSILGGERSARADVVALNAALALFTAGSETRMERAFERARETLLSGAALRTFERAKEIARG; from the coding sequence GTGTTTTTTTATAGCATGGAGTACGCACCGCTGCTGCGCCGGTTGCTCGCCGGCGAACACCTCGAGGCATCGCAGTCGGCCGACCTGATCGGATCGATCATGGATGGTTCGTTGACGGCGATCCAGGGCGCGGGCGCCTTGGCGGCGCTTGCCGCCAAGGGCGAACACGTGGACGAGATCGTGGGCGCGGCGCGCGCGATGCGCGAGCGCAGCCTGCACGTCGAGCATCGGCTCGAGCTGCTCGTCGACGTCGTCGGAACCGGCGGCGATGGCGCCAACACGGTCAACATCTCAACCATGGCCGCGTTAGCGGTGGCAGCCTGCGGCGTACCGGTCGCGAAGCACGGGAATCGCGCCGCTTCCAGCGCGTGCGGTAGCGCCGACGTCCTGGAAGCCGCGGGGCTACCGCTTGACGTAGCGCCCGAGCGCGCCGCGCAGATGCTGGAGTTGTCCAACTTTACGTTCATGTTCGCACCTCGCTACCATCCCGCGATGAAGAATATCGCACCCATTCGTCGAGAGTTGGGCGTGCGGACCATCTTCAACGTTCTCGGCCCGCTTACGAACCCGGCCAAGGCCAACGTGCAAATCGTCGGGGTGGCCCGCGAATCGCTGACCGGGCTGGTCGGTGACGTATTGCGCGACCTCGGCGTTCGACGTGGCGCCGTCGTTCACGGCGCGGGCGGAATCGACGAAGTCGCCGGACACGGAGTCTCCACGGTGTACTCGTTCGACGAAACGGGCGCTCACCGTTGGGAACTGGACCCGAGCGATTACGGCGTCAGCACTCCGCTGTCATCGATCGTCGCCGGATCGACGGCGCTCTGCGCCGAGGCGTTCTTTTCGATTCTGGGCGGGGAGCGTTCCGCTCGAGCCGATGTCGTCGCGCTGAACGCGGCCCTTGCGTTATTCACGGCGGGGAGTGAAACGAGGATGGAACGGGCGTTCGAGCGCGCGCGCGAGACGTTATTGAGCGGCGCGGCGCTACGGACGTTCGAACGCGCTAAGGAGATTGCTCGTGGATGA